A genomic window from Streptomyces brevispora includes:
- a CDS encoding succinate dehydrogenase codes for MALATRTDRRPSMTRRLWDSSVGKKTIMAVSGLIMLLYLVVHMVGNLKIFFGADEFNGYAHWLRVMGEPFLHHEWALWIVRLVLVAAVVLHAVSAYQLSRRDLRARPSKYVHRKPRASYATNTMRYGGIILALFIVWHILDLTTGTVHSGGFQSGHPYQNVIDTFSTWYGNVIYIVAMLAMGLHVQHGFWSAAQTLGAGRANRERVLKTIANLLAVVLTVGFVSVPVAVMTGVVS; via the coding sequence ATGGCATTGGCAACACGGACGGACCGACGGCCGTCCATGACGCGCAGGCTCTGGGACTCGTCCGTCGGCAAGAAGACGATCATGGCTGTGAGCGGCCTGATCATGCTCCTCTACTTGGTTGTCCACATGGTCGGCAACCTGAAGATCTTCTTCGGCGCGGACGAGTTCAACGGCTACGCGCACTGGCTGCGCGTGATGGGCGAGCCGTTCCTGCACCACGAGTGGGCGCTGTGGATCGTCCGGCTGGTGCTCGTCGCCGCCGTGGTGCTGCACGCCGTCTCCGCGTACCAGCTCAGCCGCCGCGATCTCCGGGCGCGCCCCAGCAAGTACGTGCACAGGAAGCCCCGTGCGAGCTATGCCACCAACACCATGCGTTACGGCGGCATCATCCTCGCGCTGTTCATCGTCTGGCACATCCTGGACCTGACCACCGGCACCGTGCACTCGGGTGGCTTCCAGTCCGGACACCCGTACCAGAACGTCATCGACACCTTCTCCACCTGGTACGGCAACGTCATCTACATCGTCGCCATGCTCGCCATGGGGCTGCACGTCCAGCACGGGTTCTGGAGTGCGGCGCAGACCCTCGGCGCAGGCCGCGCGAACCGCGAGCGCGTCCTGAAGACCATCGCCAATCTGCTCGCGGTCGTACTGACGGTGGGCTTCGTCTCCGTACCCGTCGCCGTCATGACCGGAGTGGTGAGCTGA
- a CDS encoding LysR family transcriptional regulator, with product MQFQQLMYFVAVAEARHFTRAAEDVHVSQPSLSQQIRALENELGAELFSRARGNITLTDAGEALLPLARRILADADTARHEVQELAQLRRGRVRLGATPSVCTGLLPDVLRAFHDLHPGIQLLLEEGGSHDLVRELARGALDLALVVLPLPAASPALTTVELLQEDLVVVSSTDGPRPGRGGRVRIADLQGEPLVMFRHGYDLRELTVAACRAEGFEPSFTIEGGEMDAVLGFVRAGLGIAVVPSMVATRAGHDLWTTPLAKPGLRRTIALAHRSDVAPPRAARELQRVLLASRADASSPSAGRA from the coding sequence ATGCAGTTCCAACAGCTCATGTACTTCGTGGCCGTGGCCGAGGCCCGGCACTTCACCCGCGCCGCGGAGGACGTACATGTGTCGCAGCCCTCGCTCTCGCAGCAGATCAGGGCGCTGGAGAACGAACTGGGGGCCGAGCTGTTCAGCCGCGCCCGCGGAAACATCACGCTGACCGACGCGGGCGAGGCACTGCTGCCGCTGGCCCGGCGCATCCTGGCCGACGCCGACACCGCCCGGCACGAGGTCCAGGAGCTGGCCCAACTGCGCCGCGGGCGGGTCCGGCTCGGTGCGACGCCCAGCGTCTGCACGGGGCTGCTGCCCGACGTACTGCGCGCCTTCCACGATCTGCACCCGGGCATCCAGTTGCTGCTGGAGGAGGGCGGTTCGCACGACCTGGTACGGGAGCTGGCCCGCGGCGCGCTCGATCTGGCCCTGGTGGTGCTGCCGCTGCCCGCCGCCTCGCCGGCCCTGACCACGGTCGAGCTGCTCCAGGAGGATCTGGTGGTGGTCTCGTCGACGGACGGCCCGCGGCCCGGCCGGGGCGGGCGCGTCCGGATCGCGGATCTGCAGGGCGAACCGCTGGTGATGTTCCGGCACGGCTACGACCTGCGGGAACTGACGGTGGCCGCCTGCCGGGCCGAGGGCTTCGAGCCGTCGTTCACGATCGAGGGCGGCGAGATGGACGCGGTGCTCGGATTCGTCCGGGCCGGCCTCGGCATCGCGGTGGTCCCGAGCATGGTGGCCACCCGGGCGGGCCACGACCTGTGGACGACGCCGCTGGCGAAGCCGGGGCTGCGCCGCACGATCGCGCTGGCGCACCGCAGTGACGTGGCTCCACCGCGGGCGGCGCGCGAACTGCAGCGAGTGCTGCTGGCGAGCCGGGCGGACGCCTCGTCCCCGAGCGCCGGACGCGCCTGA
- a CDS encoding DUF4239 domain-containing protein: MSEWLVLTFAMVAASAVVLTIAVLNNRRLPEDDDPSETPDVIEYMTMMIGVVYAIVLGLAIAGVWEGRSAAQEYVRQEAQALHEVDARSSVYPEEVRTRIRADVDAYVSYVVHDEWRTMISHGTLGDRGADLLGRVRADVTDYKPKTDHEGQAYQPLVDQVAAADDARSARGQSAGATMPGVVWFGLIIGALVTVGLIFTLQIRRTFRELLLAGLFSVLIAFLLFLIWDFDSPFGRGLSATAGPFLDLFPGASGG, translated from the coding sequence ATGTCGGAATGGCTTGTCCTCACCTTCGCCATGGTCGCGGCCAGCGCCGTGGTGCTGACCATCGCCGTACTCAACAACCGCAGGCTCCCCGAGGACGACGACCCGTCCGAAACCCCTGACGTCATCGAGTACATGACGATGATGATCGGCGTGGTCTACGCGATCGTGCTCGGTCTCGCCATCGCGGGTGTATGGGAGGGCCGAAGCGCCGCCCAGGAGTACGTACGCCAGGAGGCCCAGGCGCTCCACGAGGTCGACGCGCGCTCGTCCGTCTACCCGGAGGAGGTGCGCACCCGCATCCGGGCCGATGTCGACGCCTACGTCAGCTATGTCGTACATGACGAGTGGCGCACCATGATCTCCCACGGCACACTCGGCGACCGCGGCGCGGACCTCCTGGGCCGGGTACGCGCCGATGTCACGGACTACAAGCCGAAGACGGACCACGAAGGACAGGCATATCAGCCACTGGTCGACCAGGTCGCCGCGGCGGACGACGCCCGCAGTGCGCGCGGTCAGAGCGCCGGAGCCACCATGCCGGGCGTCGTCTGGTTCGGTCTGATCATCGGGGCGCTGGTGACCGTGGGGCTGATCTTCACCCTGCAGATCCGCCGCACCTTCCGCGAACTCCTGCTGGCCGGCCTCTTCAGTGTCCTGATCGCCTTCCTTCTCTTTCTGATCTGGGACTTCGACTCGCCCTTCGGCCGGGGTCTCTCGGCCACCGCCGGACCGTTCCTCGACCTGTTCCCCGGCGCGTCGGGCGGGTAG
- a CDS encoding universal stress protein, which translates to MKDQQPHQFERGTDGPKVIVAGLDGSGSSMRAAAYAAGLARRQRAMLALVYVQPVMPAGASLGAPVADATGEVAQGLVTEIRETAEKMKDIWDVRWEFHTFRGDPYSGLVTAANDLKADAVVVGASESAGHRFIGSVAVRLVKAGRWPVTVVP; encoded by the coding sequence GTGAAAGACCAGCAGCCTCACCAGTTCGAACGTGGCACAGACGGCCCCAAAGTGATCGTCGCGGGCCTCGACGGTTCCGGATCCTCCATGCGCGCCGCGGCATATGCCGCCGGGCTCGCCCGTCGGCAGAGGGCCATGCTCGCCCTCGTCTATGTACAGCCCGTGATGCCCGCGGGTGCCTCGCTCGGCGCGCCGGTCGCCGATGCGACCGGAGAGGTCGCGCAGGGGCTGGTGACCGAGATCCGGGAGACGGCCGAGAAGATGAAGGACATATGGGATGTGCGCTGGGAGTTCCACACCTTCCGCGGTGATCCGTACAGCGGGCTGGTGACGGCGGCGAACGACCTCAAGGCGGACGCCGTGGTGGTGGGAGCGTCGGAGTCGGCGGGGCACCGGTTCATCGGCTCGGTGGCCGTCCGTCTCGTCAAAGCGGGGCGCTGGCCCGTGACCGTCGTCCCGTAA
- a CDS encoding fumarate reductase/succinate dehydrogenase flavoprotein subunit — protein sequence MNDYTDYATGEPLADTRAPGGPVAERWDTRRFEAKLVNPANRRKHTVIVVGTGLAGGSAGATLAEQGYHVVQFCFQDSPRRAHSVAAQGGINAAKNYRNDGDSVHRLFYDTVKGGDFRARESNVHRLAQISVEIIDQCVAQGVPFAREYGGLLDNRSFGGVQVSRTFYARGQTGQQLLLGAYQALSRQIAAGNVELHSRTEMLDLIVVDGKARGIVARDLVTGRIDTYFADAVVLASGGYGNVFYLSTNAMNSNATAIWRAHRRGAYFANPCFTQIHPTCIPRTGEHQSKLTLMSESLRNDGRIWVPKAKGDTRPANEIPEDERDYYLERIYPAFGNLVPRDIASRAAKNVCDEGRGVGPGGQGVYLDFAEAIQRMGRAKVEEKYGNLFDMYAQITAENPYETPMRIYPAVHYTMGGLWVDYDLQTTVPGLFAIGEANFSDHGANRLGASALMQGLADGYFVLPSTINDYLARNPHQEPVDASHPEVEEAVAETEDRLNLLLAVDGDRTPDSFHREIGELMWEYCGMARTEDGLRKALDRIPQIREEFWRRIKVPGTGEEFNQSLEKANRIVDYLELAELMCLDALHRAESCGGHFREESQTPDGEAARRDEEFSYAAAWEFTATGDTPVLHKEDLVFEYVHPTQRSYA from the coding sequence ATGAACGACTACACGGACTACGCGACCGGCGAGCCCCTCGCCGACACCCGCGCTCCCGGGGGACCCGTCGCCGAACGCTGGGACACCCGCCGCTTCGAGGCGAAACTCGTCAACCCGGCCAACCGCCGCAAGCACACCGTCATCGTCGTCGGTACCGGCCTGGCCGGCGGTTCGGCCGGTGCCACGCTGGCCGAACAGGGCTACCACGTCGTCCAGTTCTGCTTCCAGGACTCGCCCCGCCGGGCGCACTCGGTCGCCGCCCAGGGCGGTATCAACGCGGCGAAGAACTACCGCAACGACGGCGACTCGGTCCACCGGCTCTTCTACGACACCGTCAAGGGCGGCGACTTCCGCGCCCGCGAGTCCAACGTGCACCGGCTCGCCCAGATCTCCGTCGAGATCATCGACCAGTGCGTGGCACAGGGCGTCCCCTTCGCCCGTGAGTACGGCGGCCTCCTCGACAACCGCTCCTTCGGCGGCGTCCAGGTCTCCCGCACCTTCTACGCCCGCGGCCAGACGGGGCAGCAACTCCTCCTCGGCGCGTACCAAGCGCTGTCCCGGCAGATCGCCGCGGGCAACGTCGAACTGCACTCCCGTACGGAGATGCTCGACCTGATCGTCGTCGACGGAAAGGCCCGCGGCATCGTCGCCCGCGACCTGGTCACGGGGAGGATCGACACGTACTTCGCCGACGCGGTCGTGCTGGCCAGCGGCGGCTACGGCAACGTCTTCTACCTGTCGACCAACGCCATGAACTCCAACGCCACCGCTATCTGGCGCGCCCACCGGCGCGGCGCGTACTTCGCCAACCCGTGCTTCACCCAGATCCACCCCACCTGCATCCCGCGCACCGGCGAGCACCAGTCCAAGCTGACGCTGATGAGTGAGTCGCTGCGCAACGACGGCCGCATCTGGGTGCCGAAGGCCAAGGGCGACACCCGCCCCGCGAACGAGATCCCCGAGGACGAGCGCGACTACTACCTGGAGCGCATCTACCCCGCGTTCGGGAACCTCGTGCCCCGCGACATCGCCTCCCGCGCCGCGAAGAACGTCTGCGACGAGGGCCGCGGTGTCGGTCCCGGCGGCCAGGGCGTCTACCTGGACTTCGCCGAGGCCATCCAGCGGATGGGCCGCGCGAAGGTCGAGGAGAAGTACGGCAACCTCTTCGACATGTACGCGCAGATCACCGCGGAGAACCCGTACGAGACACCGATGCGGATCTACCCCGCCGTGCACTACACGATGGGCGGACTCTGGGTCGACTACGACCTCCAGACCACCGTTCCCGGCCTGTTCGCGATCGGCGAGGCCAACTTCTCCGACCACGGGGCCAACCGGCTCGGCGCCTCCGCGCTGATGCAGGGCCTCGCCGACGGCTACTTCGTCCTGCCGTCCACCATCAACGACTACCTGGCCCGCAACCCGCACCAGGAACCTGTCGACGCCTCCCATCCCGAGGTGGAGGAGGCCGTCGCCGAGACCGAGGACCGGCTCAACCTGCTGCTCGCCGTCGACGGCGACCGGACCCCCGACTCCTTCCACCGGGAGATCGGCGAACTCATGTGGGAGTACTGCGGCATGGCCCGCACCGAGGACGGGCTGCGCAAGGCGCTCGACCGGATCCCGCAGATCCGCGAGGAGTTCTGGCGCCGCATCAAGGTCCCCGGCACCGGCGAGGAGTTCAACCAGTCGCTGGAGAAGGCCAACCGCATCGTCGACTACCTGGAACTCGCCGAGCTGATGTGCCTCGACGCACTGCACCGGGCGGAGTCCTGCGGAGGCCACTTCCGCGAGGAGTCGCAGACCCCGGACGGCGAGGCCGCCCGGCGCGACGAGGAGTTCTCCTACGCCGCGGCCTGGGAGTTCACCGCCACCGGCGACACGCCCGTCCTGCACAAGGAAGACCTCGTCTTCGAGTACGTCCACCCCACTCAGCGGAGCTACGCATGA
- a CDS encoding putative bifunctional diguanylate cyclase/phosphodiesterase, whose protein sequence is MTIPAQSPGTPDAEPDGPEDRLRRFATIWSRAIFPSTATSLTRAEFEQHLLPLARTLSDILHARPFDAASAAGVGGELVAAHCTDPDALSSTLGVVDSYLVLYCGSNGPVALATEESRSRCARIQHAVAGGFTQALRERTLAEQEAIARSALSARSHAEQALHATEARFRAVFKDAAIGIGIADLDGNVLEVNDTLTRMFGGLDHHVRSHRVNEWVHPEDSPNVWKYYSELVSGEREHYRVEKAFYRNDGTVLWTNLTVSLLRDAEGRPEYQLALLEDTTERRLLNLRLRYEATHDALTGLPNRTLFFERLEKALSARDGSRFGLCYLDLDGFKAINDSLGHASGDRLLVEVADRLQSCATAPGEMVARLGGDEFVALTTGPDTASEVDDLACRILGVLATPIRLDGRELTVRGSIGVVEGAAAERSAAEVLRSADITMYRAKSAGGNRFELADAEADARAITRHGLTTALPTALERGEFFIEYQPLVNLGDGSVHGAEALVRWCHPQHGVLGPDRFIALAEHTGLIVPLGRWVLEESVRQANFWQERHTDGGPLRINVNLSPAQLHHPRLVSETVDVLERSGLEPTALCLEVTESALIGADDDLLKPLRQLADMGVGIALDDFGTGYSNLANLRRLPVSVLKLDRSFTQGMQHHPADPVDLKIVEGIVSLAHSLDLAVTVEGVETGAQAEQLRELGCDTAQGWYYARPGAPDRIHSLLLADAV, encoded by the coding sequence GTGACCATTCCCGCCCAGTCGCCCGGAACACCGGACGCGGAGCCCGACGGCCCCGAGGACCGGCTCCGGCGATTCGCCACGATCTGGAGCCGGGCCATCTTCCCGTCGACGGCCACCTCACTGACCCGGGCGGAGTTCGAGCAGCATCTGCTCCCGCTGGCCCGCACGCTCAGCGACATCCTGCACGCCCGCCCGTTCGACGCCGCATCGGCGGCGGGAGTGGGCGGCGAGCTCGTCGCGGCGCACTGCACGGACCCGGACGCGCTCAGCTCCACGCTCGGCGTCGTCGACTCCTACCTCGTCCTCTACTGCGGAAGCAACGGACCGGTGGCGCTGGCGACCGAGGAGAGCCGGTCCCGCTGCGCCCGGATCCAGCACGCCGTCGCGGGCGGTTTCACCCAGGCACTGCGCGAGCGCACCCTCGCCGAGCAGGAGGCCATCGCCCGCTCGGCGCTCTCCGCGCGCTCCCACGCCGAGCAGGCGCTGCACGCGACCGAGGCGCGGTTCCGGGCCGTTTTCAAGGATGCCGCCATCGGCATCGGGATCGCCGACCTCGACGGCAATGTGCTGGAGGTCAACGACACCCTCACCCGGATGTTCGGCGGGCTCGACCACCACGTCCGCAGCCACCGCGTCAACGAGTGGGTCCACCCCGAGGACTCCCCGAACGTCTGGAAGTACTACAGCGAGCTGGTGAGCGGCGAGCGCGAGCACTACCGGGTCGAGAAGGCGTTCTACCGCAACGACGGCACCGTCCTGTGGACCAATCTGACGGTGTCGCTGCTGCGCGACGCCGAGGGCCGGCCGGAGTACCAGCTGGCGTTGCTGGAGGACACCACCGAACGCAGGCTGCTGAATCTGCGTCTTCGGTACGAGGCCACGCACGACGCGCTCACCGGCCTGCCGAACCGGACGCTTTTTTTCGAGCGTCTCGAGAAAGCGCTCTCGGCTCGTGACGGCAGCCGCTTCGGTCTCTGCTATCTGGATCTGGACGGCTTCAAGGCGATCAACGACAGCCTGGGCCACGCCTCGGGAGACCGGCTGCTCGTCGAGGTCGCCGACCGGCTGCAGAGCTGTGCGACCGCTCCGGGCGAGATGGTGGCGCGGCTCGGCGGCGACGAGTTCGTGGCTCTGACGACCGGCCCCGACACGGCGTCGGAGGTCGACGACCTCGCCTGCCGGATTCTCGGGGTGCTGGCCACCCCGATCCGGCTCGACGGGCGTGAGCTGACCGTCCGCGGATCCATCGGGGTCGTCGAGGGTGCGGCCGCCGAACGCAGCGCCGCCGAGGTACTGCGCAGCGCCGACATCACGATGTACCGGGCCAAGTCCGCCGGCGGCAACCGCTTCGAGCTGGCCGACGCCGAGGCGGACGCCCGCGCCATCACCCGGCACGGGCTGACCACGGCGCTGCCGACCGCGCTGGAGCGCGGCGAGTTCTTCATTGAGTACCAGCCGCTGGTGAACCTCGGGGACGGCTCCGTGCACGGGGCGGAGGCGCTGGTGCGCTGGTGCCACCCGCAGCACGGCGTGCTGGGCCCCGACCGGTTCATCGCCCTCGCCGAGCACACCGGGCTGATCGTGCCGCTCGGCCGCTGGGTACTGGAGGAGTCGGTACGGCAGGCCAACTTCTGGCAGGAGCGGCACACCGACGGCGGCCCGCTGCGGATCAACGTCAACCTCTCACCTGCCCAGCTGCACCATCCGCGCCTCGTCAGTGAGACCGTCGATGTCCTGGAGCGGTCGGGGCTGGAGCCGACGGCACTGTGTCTGGAGGTCACCGAGTCGGCGCTCATCGGCGCCGATGACGACCTGCTGAAGCCGCTGCGCCAACTGGCCGACATGGGCGTCGGCATAGCGCTCGACGACTTCGGCACGGGGTACTCGAACCTGGCGAATCTGCGCCGGCTGCCGGTGAGCGTGCTGAAGCTGGACCGTTCCTTCACCCAGGGGATGCAGCACCATCCGGCCGATCCGGTCGACCTGAAGATCGTCGAGGGGATCGTGTCGCTCGCGCACAGCCTGGACCTGGCGGTGACGGTGGAGGGCGTGGAGACGGGGGCCCAGGCGGAGCAGCTGCGGGAGCTGGGCTGCGACACGGCTCAGGGCTGGTACTACGCACGGCCGGGGGCCCCGGACCGGATCCACTCGCTGCTGCTGGCCGACGCGGTGTGA
- a CDS encoding SAM-dependent methyltransferase, whose protein sequence is MERPAWAPQGIDISMPSVSRMYDFYLGGSHNFEVDREAARKAMEFMPGLPKIMQANRAFMRRAVRYALGEGITQFLDIGSGIPTFGNVHEVAQGIDPQARVAYVDHDPVAVAHSQAVLEGNSGAVIATADLRRPKEIRDNAEISELLDFDRPVALLLVAILHFIEDSDDPQTAVAELRDLLAPGSLLVITHASYEGVPLTQEEAGGAVGVYKNIRNPLIMRSRDEVGRFFEGYEMIDPGLVPMPNWRPDTPAGQENEDPYAFSGFAGVGRKA, encoded by the coding sequence ATGGAGCGTCCCGCCTGGGCACCGCAAGGCATTGACATTTCGATGCCGAGTGTGTCCCGAATGTACGACTTCTATCTGGGCGGATCGCACAATTTCGAGGTGGACCGAGAAGCGGCCCGCAAGGCCATGGAGTTCATGCCGGGACTTCCCAAGATCATGCAGGCGAACCGCGCCTTTATGCGCAGGGCAGTGCGCTACGCACTCGGCGAGGGGATCACCCAGTTCCTGGACATCGGCTCCGGGATACCGACCTTCGGTAATGTTCATGAGGTCGCCCAGGGGATCGACCCGCAGGCCCGGGTGGCGTACGTCGACCACGATCCGGTCGCGGTCGCACACAGCCAGGCCGTACTCGAGGGCAATTCCGGCGCGGTGATCGCCACCGCCGATCTTCGCCGGCCGAAGGAGATCCGGGACAACGCGGAGATCTCCGAACTCCTCGACTTCGACCGTCCGGTGGCGCTGCTGCTCGTCGCCATACTCCACTTCATCGAGGACTCCGACGACCCGCAAACGGCTGTCGCCGAACTGCGCGACCTCCTGGCCCCCGGCAGTCTCCTGGTCATCACCCACGCCTCGTACGAGGGCGTTCCGCTGACGCAGGAGGAGGCGGGCGGCGCGGTCGGGGTGTACAAGAACATCCGCAACCCCCTCATCATGCGCTCGCGCGACGAGGTCGGCCGGTTCTTCGAGGGATACGAGATGATCGACCCCGGCCTGGTTCCCATGCCGAACTGGCGCCCCGACACCCCCGCCGGGCAGGAGAACGAAGACCCATACGCCTTCTCGGGCTTCGCAGGAGTGGGACGCAAGGCGTGA
- a CDS encoding polysaccharide deacetylase family protein codes for MKNYQRLPMRRTLLRLAAGMSAATVVRLVAADTAGTPFWRPAEPSTVAAGPQAAFRTKPLSYRLRPMTANTPPRYRPAAPPVRTRPFEQLPDIGRAMVLTFDDGPDPLYTPHILDTLRKHDVRAMFFLCGEMANDNQNLVRRISDDGHTVGNHSWTHPLVTKLSRAGITDELGRTSDVIEKITGDPPLWYRAPYGAWNRNSFEIGAAMGMEPMAWTVDTLDWTVPGTDSIVRRVREGAAPGVVVLSHDAGGNRSQSVAALGRYLPELLDDGYRLTVPQRS; via the coding sequence ATGAAAAATTATCAGAGGCTGCCGATGCGCAGGACGCTGCTGAGGCTGGCCGCCGGGATGTCCGCGGCCACCGTCGTGCGCCTGGTCGCCGCGGACACCGCGGGCACCCCCTTCTGGCGCCCCGCGGAGCCGTCTACCGTCGCGGCCGGGCCGCAGGCGGCCTTTCGGACCAAGCCGCTGTCCTATCGTCTTAGACCCATGACAGCGAACACTCCGCCTCGCTACCGCCCCGCGGCGCCCCCGGTCCGTACCCGGCCGTTCGAGCAGCTGCCCGACATCGGCCGTGCGATGGTGCTGACCTTCGACGACGGCCCGGACCCGCTCTACACCCCGCACATCCTGGACACGCTGCGCAAGCACGACGTACGGGCGATGTTCTTCCTCTGCGGGGAAATGGCCAACGACAACCAGAACCTGGTGCGCAGGATCTCCGATGACGGACACACGGTGGGCAACCACTCGTGGACGCACCCGCTGGTCACCAAGCTCTCCCGGGCGGGCATCACCGACGAACTGGGCCGTACCAGCGACGTGATCGAGAAGATCACCGGTGATCCGCCGCTCTGGTACCGGGCGCCCTACGGGGCCTGGAACCGCAATTCCTTCGAGATCGGCGCGGCGATGGGTATGGAACCGATGGCCTGGACCGTGGATACGCTGGACTGGACGGTTCCCGGCACCGACAGCATCGTCCGCCGGGTCAGGGAGGGGGCGGCCCCCGGCGTCGTGGTGCTCTCGCACGACGCGGGGGGCAACCGTTCGCAGAGCGTGGCCGCGCTGGGCCGCTATCTGCCGGAACTGCTGGACGACGGCTACCGGCTCACGGTGCCGCAGCGCAGTTGA